A window of Grus americana isolate bGruAme1 chromosome 15, bGruAme1.mat, whole genome shotgun sequence genomic DNA:
AAGCAACGCAGAGTTTCTTTGATTGATTTATTTCCCTGCCCTTGCACTGCCTCAAACACACCCTGGGACAGTCATGCAGTTTCCACGGCTTAAGATTGCAAGGTCCCGGAAGACCTCACATTTTCTGTTCCACTCTTAGAGTTTCTTCTTCACGAGAAAACCAGAGGACGCCAGTATCCCCACTCGTAAGAGCACATGGCCTTCACACAGACAGCAAGGAGAGGGGAACACTCAAAGAAGGAATCAAAACAAGAAAGACAAAAACGAGAGGCATGGGCAACAAGAAGCGGGGTATTTGTGCTTACAaatgggaggagaaaaggtctttttcctttcagcccCTCCTAGCCCGGCACAGAGCCAACCGCAGTCAGAAAAGCCTCTCACCCAACACGGTTTCTGCTCTGCAGGTCCAGTGCCCAGTTGGTGTGAAGTCAGCCTGGCGTTCCTGGAATCGAACGGCTGCTGTTGGCACCAGCTGAGTGGCCCGGATGGAGGAGCATGCTAGATGGTCCTGCACAGAGCCGCCGGCAGCGCACCAAGCCTGCCAGAAGGAGCGACTGCTGCAGCAAGCTGGtgaacagagaggaaagaaaggcacGTAAGAATAAATGGCTGCTGAGACTCCGGGCTGATCAGCATCGCACCAGCACACACAACCAACCTCACGTTTTAGGTGACTCAATCAGCATCCAGTTGAACTGCAGCTCTCAGAAGGATCGCTGCTCCCTGCGGCATCCGGCTGGCGATGGGCTGGAGCTCGGTCCCGCCTGTAGACAGGAATCAGTCTGCTTTTGGGTCGACTCAGATTCTTCACTCGTGGTTTCAGAACCTTTGGTGGTGACTCTATAGTTCTGTTCCCACCACTGGCCTTACTCTCTCTGACGGCGGCTGCTGCTTAGCATTTTGGCAAGAGCCGTCGTCGTACCAGGTAACACAACACCTCACGAGCACAGCAGGATCTTAACGATAAGGGTTCCAGACAGCTCTCGACAATTAGCGACAGGGCAGGATCTCCCATGGGGTCTGGATGCGAACGCAGGGATGTCTGGAGGGGCACACTGCCTGAATGttcaaatacagaaacatgTTAATTACTCCGCATGGCCAGGACATCGTTAGCAGTTACATCTACTGGAAATTCAAAAGTACAAATTCCTCTGGTTATGTTAAACATGCCCATCCCACCCCTAGAAGGCACGATGTTTGAATACTTGCCTCGGCAAACCTCCCTCCTCCAAGacatttccccttcccccttcatATTCCCTGCTCTCGAAACAAtctgttttaatgaaattctGACTTTGCAAAAGTGCTGTCTCCTTTGAGACAGGCTTTTATCAGATGGAGGCAACAAAAACCCTTGCCCATAACTGTTTGGTTCACCAGCACACTCTCGCTGTCTCTATTTTGGATTGGGGATgcagcaaaaaagcaaataaggaATCAGCCGGAACAATGTGATCACTGAGCGTTTTTGGGAGCACGGTAGGAGCATGTGAGAGCAACAGGCCCAGTTCTGCTCCCACCACCTTGCCCACGCTCCCCACAGCCAGACCATCAGgtgcagcacaatgcccctggaGCTTTTCTCTTCCAGCGCTCTGCACCACTGAGATTTCCAGGCAGTGGGAAAAAGAAGACCTGTGGTGAATGCCTGGACACGTGCTGCTAATGGAATCAAACTAGCAAATGGAGAATGTTACAGAGCAGGCAAGAGATGCCACTCGGGGAccagtgaaaagcaaacaagggACTGAGTAAGGTTCAGAAAGACCAGCCTGATCCTTTCAGCCCAGGGTCTGTACAGCACTGGCTGCACAGGGAACTCCAGGCCCACAGCATGTCCAAGGCACTCAAACACTCGAGCCGCTCCTGCGCTCTGGAAGGGCTTAAGACTTATGACACTAGAGGACAGAGAACCCCACAAATGCCTACATCAGTCTATGCGACACCACGTCATTTTTCTTGCAGGAGATGTGTTTGCATACGCATGGGCTAGGAAGAGAAACCGCTTAACACTCAGcagcttaaaataaaaccttttgcCTGTGCTGAAATTCCAAGGACTGCCCGAGCTCTGCCTGGTGGCCTGAGTCTTGCAGGCAGGTGACCGATACGTACAAGCTGGAGAGCAAGACCTTGACCACATCAGTGCTCCAGCCtctctggagagcagagctgccagggcGGGGAGGACAGAGCCCAGCACACAAGGACCCACGTTCCCACTTCCACGGACCAGCACAAATACGGGGGAGTTTACTTGTTACCTGGCAAAGCTGTCAGAGCTAGCTCCTCTGCAAACGTTTTTGTTAGGGAGCAGCAGGATCTTCTGCTGTCAGAGGAACACAACACCACACAAGTTGGGAATCTGCCTGCAATATCCTCAGTAAACCAAAATCATCTGGGCTGGTGCAGGGAACAAGATGCCAAATGGGAAACTCTGGTGCTACAGGAAGTGCCACGTTAGAAATGCAACCGGGTGATATCACTGGAGGGGGACGACAGCTTTTTGTAAGGTCTCAGCCTGTATTTTACCAAAGTGAATGCGTACTGACAACCCTGCAGCTTTGGTAAGGGCTGCTAATGCCAGGACTGGGGCCAGACGCCAGCCTGGCCTCCCTGACACAGTGCCATCGCCACCCTCCTCCAATGCTGACGCTGCTCAGGCCCGCAGCCTTTAGCAAGCGCCCTGGCTTGCTACAAGAGGGGCTGCAttgcaggaacagaaaagacTCGGCTTCAGATTTTAGAAATCAAACTTGATCATCTCAAGCTGGCAAAAATAGCCCCGTGTTCCctcaagttattttcttttcaactaGGCAGGGTACAGCACAATAGGAAATATCAGCAGTTATGTACTCAACCTCCAGAAACCCAAAGGGCCAATTCTAGCAACCCACAGCAGCTTTCCAATCCTCCCTGATCTATTTGCCGGAGTTAGACTGAAAAGCATGCTGCCCCTAAGCCATTCAGCAAACTCCACGTCCTGCTAATTACATCAATATAAATGTATTATCTTGGCTGTCAAACATCGGCTGCCTGAACAGGATGACGCTCTGCAATGTAAATGCAGGAAAACAATTGCTCTTTCTGCTGGTGACACATTTCTTTGGATCTTATTTCCTTTCCAGGgctcccccttctcccttctacCCAGGcaccagcatttttttccagagcaagAGGAAACGGCACACAAAAACCCTCCACATCTTTTAAGCGACCGAACATGAGCAAATTTTGGGAACACCACTGGCATTTCCTATCAGCCAACCTGAGAGTCGCACAGGGAAGGGAGCTGTGAAGAGTTAAAAGTTTCTCGTGCGCAGGCAACAGCCCTTCTGCCTCCCTTGGCTTCCTCAGCTGCCATCGCTAAATACAAGGCAAGTGACAACACCCCAAATAGCAACGACAGTGTGACAGAAATCTGGTAGTggcctgctcctccctgcccggCTCGGTGACGGTGGCCTGGAAAGGGCTGCACGCTCAGGCAGCATCCGACAGCAAGCAGCAAGGTTGAGGCAAAGGCAGGCGGATCCAGGAGGCTTCTCGGGAGCAGGCAGACAGCATGTCTCCCTCCGAAGAGTGGGATTATGACAGAAAACGAGGAGGAAGCCACTGACTCACCTGTCCCACCCGCGTAAGCAGCTTTCCCAAGGCTGCACTGTATCTGACCTTTCTCAGAGCCCCAAGTTCCAGCAAATCGGCTGTTCATAAGTTTCCTCCCGGCGCTTTCACTTTCCGAAGcagcctcctctctccctgcccctgggTCTGACCGCAGGCATCTTTCACTccagcctccccctgctctgtgAAGACTCTCACACAGAGAAAGCCACAGGATCCATTCCTTCCCAGACCCTTCTGCTCACAGAAAGGGTCAGTAGGAACCCAGAGATGAACAAAAGCCTGGCTTCAGGcgaagcaggaggaagaaagcatTTCTCCCACTCGCATCTCACTAGAGATGTGGAGATCAGCACAGCCACGTCCGCACACACTGGCTCAGGCACTGGCTGGGTCTCATGTGTGACTGCTACAAACCCGGCAAACTCCCACAAAACCTCCAGGATGGATGAAAGCAGTgtattttccacaaaaataaagccaatCGATCTCAGCTGGCTGAGGCAACGTCAGGGCCCAGACCACTGCCCTCTACAACACCAGCGATATTCAGAGCAAAGATAAAGGGTGCCCCACAAACAGCACATCTCATGTGGGCATCCAGCCCTTCCGTGAGACAGCTCCAAGTCTGGGCAGGGTGCCCAATCTTTTTTTATGTGCAACTTTagcagttttggtttggttttcagtaCTTATTCTGATTCAAAAGACATTATGCCTGGCCCACACCTCGGGTTCCCTTACGCACCAAGTCATCAGGCTCGAGGAGgccgctcttctttcctgcCAAAGCAATACGGCTTAGCCAACGCAGCAAGTCACATCAAACCTTCAAAGGCCTCTCCAGCCCTCCAACCCCACCCGGGGAAGGGAGCAATGTTGGgtcttgccttctgccttcAACTGCTAAAGCCTTGGACACAAACAGAAGCTGATGCAACTTTAAACGAGTTAATATCCCCACGTACATAAAATCATGGTAATTTGAATCGTGTCTCTCTGACACATGATATGCTACCACAGCTCGTTCCTCAGGCAGAGCTCAGTCCTGGTTCACTCAGAGACACAAGCCAGTCTGTTTGGCAACGGGTCTCAAGAAATGGCAGTGCAAAAAACCACCAGCAGACTCACAGTGTCACAGGAGGCCGGTCTGCCACTCGGCCACCCTCCCGTCACAGGTCTGCTCCAGCTTAGGAAAGGTGGCAGCTTGCACAGAGCCCCTGAAGTGTAAGTCCCTCCGAGTCCCGGGTGACGCTGTGCAAAGTACGGCAAGATCTCTGTGTTCTGATCTACACGGGCTACAGTCTGGGATCTGCACCAGCCAGCGGCTGTGATCTGCTCACCTCCACCTCAGCTCCCTCTAAGCCAATCTCCCGGTCTCCAGTACCTCCTGACCgacccacagcagagcagcacaccACTGGCCGTGCACGAATGCCCCAGGCCAGGTACAGTAAGCACTTCTCAGATAACCTTCTGTCCGACCATGAAAAACCACCCATCCGCATCCCAGGCCTGAAGGCCTACGGAGCACTGAGCGCCAGCTGAGATTTCGATCTGAAAAAACGCTTGGAGGAAACAATGTGACATTTCAAACAAGACGCGCACATTATTCAATCTCCCCCAACACTTCACTAGATGACCACCCCAAAACATTGGTTTCTTGATGCTTGGGAGGGCAGGGATGTACCCCAGAAGCAGGcacggggagaggagagctgctcAGAAAATGGAGAGGCTAACCGGCGTACAGAGCCTTTTCCAGCCACTGTGACAGACTTCTGCATCCAGGATCTGGAGGCTGACACGCTTGTAACTGCAGCTGAGCTGACGTGCAGTAAAACCTTGGGGTCTTGATGAGGCATCGGGGCCTGAGCAGCCTTAGGATGCTTCAAAGACCCACGCGTAAGACCAGCCGACTGATTCTAAAGGGTAAACTCGCGAATGCTTTAAAAACTCTGCACAAACCCCCGCTTAGCCCCCAGCAGAGGATTTAGAGCGCAGACCTGAAGGACGGACGGCCCCGGTTCTCTTGCGGGCTCTGCCGTGGGCCAGCCCGGGAGCGGGCACTCGGCACCGCCGTGCCCGTTACCCGCCGTAAGGGAGGCTTACCTGCCCGGAGGAGAACCGGGAGGTACCGAGAGCAGCCTGTGCGGGCTCGGCGCAGGCAGGTAAGGGCTTGCAACGCGGGGCCGCGCAAAGCCTCCCCCGTCCCCCCACGGCTGCCGCAACCGCTCTCAAGTTCGTTAAAACCCCGCCGGGGCGTGCGGCCGGGTTGAGGTACCGGTTGGGCGGCCGCAGCCCTCGGGTCGCCTCACAAGCCCCGGGGAAGGCACCCCAACAGCCGCACACCCCCGAGGCGGGATCCCCGGCTCCCCCCAGCTGCGGGACCCCGACGCCGgtttccgcccccccccccctcccgccctgGCCTCCAGGCCCGGCTCCCGCCACCCCTCCCGGCCAGCCGGGCTCGGGCCCACCGGCAACAGGTGGTGCGGGGCGGCTCGGGGGAGGCCGGGGCCCAGCCGGAGGCTCCGGCCGGGAAAACGCCAACCCGGCGGCGCTGGTAGGTGCCGCGGTCCGCAGGGCTGCGGCGGGAGGCCCCGGGCGGCCCGTCCCCGCCTCCCCCGCGCTCCTGGaggcccccgccgccccccaccACCGCTTACCTGGGGATGGAGACGGCCGCGCTGCTGCTcgcgtccccccccccggccccgcactTTCCCCCGGGCAGAGCAACTTCCAccccctcccgcccgccgcggcGCCCGGCCGCTCCGCCGGCGCCTTCCTCCCGCTCCGCCGCCGGCCCGGCCTGCCCCGGAGTCCCCGAGCCCGCCCTTACGCCGCCGCCGTGGCGTAGCGCCCCATCCCGGCCTCCGGGCACTACGGCGCGGAAACAGCGCAGAGGCCGTCGTGAATAGCGCAGGGGGACTACAAGCCCCGAGGGGCGCTGCGCGGAGGAAGCGGAAGGCGGTGGCAGAGCGGGGCGCACCGGGAGCGGTAGTTCGgagccggggcggggccggagggGCTCCCCGGGTGGGCGAGGGGCCGGTGGGAGCGGGGGAAGGAGGCGGCGAGGCGCGGCCGGGAGCGGGGGCCCCGCTGAGGGGTGAGGACTACAACTCCCGGCGTGCTTTGCGGCCGCGGAGGAAGAGCACCGCCCCTGGCCGGGGGGTCGGTACCGGACGCGGCGCTTCCCCGGAGGCTCCGGCGGGGTGAGGGGGCCAGGCCCGACCCGCGGCCCCCGGGGCCCTGAGCGCGGCAGGCAGCGTGCACGGTCCTGAGCCCTCGAGCGGAGAACAGCTCTTCTTCTGAGGCTGCGTGAGCCCCGAGCGGGGCCCAtccgctgccccggggcaggcggTGGCAGATGGAGCATTAGGGCCCGGGCGTTCCCGGCGCAGATGAGAGGCCCGGGGCCGAGCAAAGCCGGCCTTCCCGCTGCACGGCCGGCCCAGCCGCCGAACCCTGGCTAATTACAACTCTTAATGACCTGGCGGCACACGAAGCCAGCCTGAAGCTCGCACGGAGTTACCTCAGCCGATGCTTCAGCTTCGGGGTGGCGAGGAGCCCCCTCTGCAGAGCGCGGGTGCGCAGCGGCGGGAGCCTCGGTGGCTCTCCCCAAAtctctccccccccaaaaccgcAGCCCTCCGGTGCTTGAGGTGCTGCTGCGCTGCCAGGCGGGTGCGGGTGGGACCTGCTCGTCCATCCCGCTTCAAACCAAAATCCTTCCACTTCCAGATGTCCCAGCCCTCTGCCAGACTCACCTCTTTAAGAAGCACCTTCGAACCCTCCCGTCCCACTGAGATGAGAAGCGGGAGAAGTTCGTGCAGCGCCTGCAGAGCTCGGGGTGTCAGGGTGCTCCCCTCCCAGATGCACAAGTGAAAACAGGGCACGGGGAGCCCAGATGTGAATCGGCCAAGCTGGTGTGGCACGCAGATGTGAAATGGTCATCGTTCCAGCAAAAGCAGCATCGTCCACACCACCCTGCTTGGAGGGGGGATTAATGGTCGCTAAATGAAAAAGGACAGCTGCTTCTTAGGGGAACGTTATCTTCTGGAACCTCCCCAAAGGGGACCCGAGGCTTTCTGTGCAGGCAGCCGTGATAGGAACACCTCTGGGAGACTGTCAGGCTTCTGCAAAGACGATGCAGTGGACAAAAGCCAAGTGAAAAGCTTTTGTGCCTGTTTGTCTCTCCGTAAGATGTAATGGCTAGTCATAGCAATGTGCTTATTTGTAGACCGATCTTTTCTAgaggctgcagaagcagctctccCTTTGTTCTTCAGGGCCGGACCAGGGGAAGAACAGCTCCCTGTGCCCTCGCTCGCAGGCAGGTTTCCTGGACTGGGGAAATCGCAGGACCTAATGCTCCTGCACCTGAGGAAAGCACAGGGCAGGTGTCCCGGCACACGGCCCTGCCTGTGGGGTCAGCACCCCAAAATGGCCAGGGGGCTCCCCTGCCCGCTGTAGGGCAAAACCCGTCGGGACCCCCTGGGGAAAGGGTGAGCTGGGCTTGGAAAGAAACCGCTGGCTACACCACGGCGGCTATTTCACGTAAGAACTATCAAACTATCACCACCTAAACTGTCGAGCGTTAGCTGTAACGGGAGCTGGGGCGCTCAGCTCACAGTGACACACTCGGACACTGTTCAGTGCCTGCGCTTCGGTGCCTGGTGCCACGTCAGGTACCCCAGGCTGTCCGGGATATCCGCACAAGTCTGCCACGCACAGGTCACACGAGACCTACTGCATGTCTTCATCCACAGCATCTTCAGCCTCAccgagcagcagctggaggcgAGGAAGGATCCTAAAAGCACCTACAATGTCTCTGCACGCTTATGTGTGGGCAATTAAATTAAACCTTTTTGTTATGCGTATGATTATTAATTAAGACATGAGAAGTATGACTGCTTAGTACTGAGCGAAGAAAGGAGTCACCGCATACTCGGTGTGGGTTTCAGCATCGTATCTACACGGCACAAAAAAACCAGCTGCTGAcatccagctctgctggcatcACGGGGCAGTTTCCTGGCTGAAATGACGTTACCGGCTTAGCACTCTGTACTGGGAACAAACACATAAAACTGACTTTGCCCAGCTACGAGGCAATGTTGAGAGGTGGATGAACGCCAGCGCGTGCTGTTAGGAAGTCACATGAACTGGGATTCACATCACTGAATTTCAGATGTCTACGCTGAGGCATTTGAATTGTACTGGCCACTGCATCTTCATCTGTGAGCAATGGAGAAAGAGGGTTACAGTTATTCCAGTTACATTCCTATTTCTGTCATTGATTATAAAGAGACTCAAACATTCGGCCAATGCAGCAGAGCATCAATATTTCAGTGAGCTGCATTCCTGGAAATGAATGCCTTAGGAGCACTGAAAGCCTCACTGAAGGCAAGGTAAGTGTCATCCACTGCTCTGCCCTGATCAAACCTTATCACAGAAAGCAACCACATTCTTCAATCACTGTAACTTCATGATGACCCtttttccatctcctcctcctcctgccatgcCTTCTAAAAGGACTCAGTCCATGTTTTTTCCTTGTCACTGAAGCGAAGCTGCCCGGGCCATCCAGAGcctttttttgatgatagtgtgaaacctccctccctccggTTGTGAAGACTCTGCCCCAGTCACCGCGACTTTCCAAAGCTGATGGAGAGCGGctctgcaagagcagcagcaccccagcctgcagcctgtCCAGCCCACAGACTTGCACAGTCAAGATCCAAATGCCGTATGAATCCTCATGGATTCTGCTCTAAGTCAGTTAGACACAGGCACTGATGAGATGGCTCCGTACCGTCCGTGTCTCCTCTTCCGGTAAACAAACTTGCCTGGCACCGACCGTGAGCTAGTGGGCAAAGGGATGGCCTGTGCGGTGGGAGACACCGGGAGCTGACCTGGAGCAAATCCAGCCAGCCAAGCACGAAGGACGGCAGGCGCAGGGTTGGCGAGGACCGGAGGATGCACAGGGAGGATTCTCGCAGCCAGTGCTGGaaccagcagctcctgcttgAGAGCAGGTGAGAGAGAAAGGGCTAGCGTGTTCAACTGCAAGAGGATCTTCCAGTCCTCGTTTCCCAAGACACCAAGCTTTTCATGAGTGTTTACCTCCTGCCGAGCCTCCAGTTTACCCTAACCTGGGACTGGCAAGTGGCTCTTTTCTGGTACTTGCCCTCAACCCTCTCGTTCGCAGCCTGAGGAACTAGGAGGTCCTGATGGCTCCTCGAAGGGCTGGACAGAAAGTCATTGCCCAGAGCACATGGTCCATCACCTATGTGGGAGGAGGTCATCTCCTTGCGTCCTTGAGCTCTGCTGAAGGTTTTTTGCAACAAGACAGGCACAAGGAAACATAATTCTTGACTagataatatatattatatatatgtgaGTATCTATCACTGATCAGAGCGGTTCCAATATATTTTTAGGTAGTAGGATCAAAAGGAAGTTACGTAGAAGATGTATGTATTCCCTTTACTCCTGTGTGTACATAAGTGTATGGGGGTGTGTAACACAGAGGACATTTAAAGGAACAATATTGTACAAACCCAGAAGAGTTTTGATTTCATTGTCAAACTAATGCATCACCCACGTTTAGCGCAAGAGGGAAATGAGACTCAAAGGATTTGAGAGGTGTAACGAGGCCCAGAGTCCCCAAGGGAAGAGCCACACTGTATTTGTGGAGGTCCAGCAGGCTGTCAGCAGAATGGCGTCTCACAATGGGTGCGTGGTCCTGCTGAGCACCACGCGCTGTCTTCAGTGGGACAGGCGAGGCGGTGGTGATGAATGCTCCTGTCGTAACTGTGCCGGGACACATTTTATGTCCTGTATTGTCTTTTTTGGTGGGGTTGTGACAGTCAAACCCCTCCCTGATTGAGGGGGGAGAGATCCATTCCCTCTACCCAGGGAGGGTTATCTGTTCCAAAAAGCCCCGGTGATACCAGGGCCCCACAAGCTGCCCCACACCAGTCCTTGAGCCTTGGGACTCAGTCTGGGACCTAGAGCAGCCCCCTGGGCCCCACAACCTTAGGATATGGGGGATTGGGGCTGGCTCTTGGGGTGCTAGAGCTGTGGGGATGTCCCTGGGACTCTGGGAGTACTATGGGGGTACTCCCTGCAGTCCTGGGGTTCTCTCACTAGAGGAGGAGAGGCATCAGGGCTTCCTTGGGGAATCTGGGAGCCCTGGGGGTATGgagaggggtgtgggggtgtcctCAGGAGATGTCACGGTCCCCAGTTCCTCCTGAGCACTGCAGAAGCGCGCAGCGGGATCTTGGGGCACCCCAGCCAGTCCCTCATTAGTGGGGTGCCAGGGGACCCCAGGGTTACTCACCGGCGGGGCGGTGGGCTCGGTGTTATCCTCGGGGCACAGGATGTGTCGGCAGGGGCCAGGGGAAGCCGCCTCATCTGTGGCGTCATCGGGGTCggccaggctgagcagcagcaagttGGTGCAGGCGAAGGTTCGCTTCAGGCTGCAGCAGTTTGGGGGAGGAGTGCTCCCGGGGAACTCCGCGCTGGGGGGACTGACACGCCGTGGGGCAGAGGTGTGACAGGGACCCCCATGGCTGTGGGAAGGAAGCACAGGTCCCAGCCCCCACAACCCCTCTGCTAGCCCCATTGCCCCCCTGTTGCTGCTGCTAACCCTCAGTAGCCCCCGTTAACTCCCCAGTCTCCCCCCCGACTCTCTACcttccccagtgccccccaacaccccccgcTGACTCTCCAgctcccccagtgcccccctccAGAGCCTCCCAGTGATCCTGCTGCCCTCTCACAGCCCACAACCGCCCCTCCACTGCGCTCCCCAGTTGCCGTCCCACCCTCAGCTGCCTTTTACCCAAGGAACAAGGTGGCCGCGGGTTTGGCGAGGGCCTGGGGGACACCCAGGCCCAGGAGGggcctgggggctgcaggctgtgcaTGGGTGCCCGAGGTGGGGTCCGTGGCCTCCCTGATCTCCTTCGACTGCAGGAGAGTTTTCACCCCTGCGTTGGCCATGGCACTGCTGGCGCGAGTCCGTACTGGAGGGGTCACGAGATCCCTGGCTGCCCCCAGGGATGGCAGAGGGGTTCCTGCCTGTGACCTTGACCTCACAAACACCAGCTGTACTGGTCACGCATGGTTCCATTAGGTCACAAGGGGCTTCTGTCCCAGCCTTTCCCCTTACATGCCTCAGGTTACCCTTTGGATTGCTGGTTTGGTCATTTCTATCCCCAAAGTAGCCATCAAAATActtagaatcataaaatatcgagttggaagggacccatgaggACCATCAGCCCCAACTCCCTGCTCATCGAGTCTTCCCCAGCATGAAGAGCCCCAGGTACGCAGGGCCAGCAAGGGCAGGAAAACTCCAACTCagaaaggacagagaaggaaGCGCGAAGGGGTAAAGAATACAGAATCTTTGGCAGCAGTGCCACTCCTGCTACCCTCTCTTGGCAGAGAAGTGGGATGACATAGGGGGAAGCTTCATTTTCACTGGAAGTCTCTGTCAGAACTGCTTGGTAGAAAAGGACTCGCTGGATGGGAAGAGGACAGCCATGGTGTGCAGGAGCTTGCCGGGACACCGGGACGCCCTTCCACTACTACACAATCCCACAGGACACGTCTCTCTGGTTACTACTGTAAGATCCACACCGTCCTGCTGCCAGATCTCGTCAGGTCAGGTAAAAAGCTGAGGAAGGGGGGTCGGGGATCACCAGAATTTACCAATAATGCTCAACAAAGGCAAAAAACTCCCATGTGAGCAGCAACCGGAATAACATGGACTAAGGAGAAAGTAAATGACAGAAAAGCTGAGGCGATGCAGAATAAAGACTCTTTTATAGAAGAGATAAAGCAGCTACAGTTCTCTCCTT
This region includes:
- the LOC129213402 gene encoding uncharacterized protein LOC129213402 isoform X3 — encoded protein: MANAGVKTLLQSKEIREATDPTSGTHAQPAAPRPLLGLGVPQALAKPAATLFLGHGGPCHTSAPRRVSPPSAEFPGSTPPPNCCSLKRTFACTNLLLLSLADPDDATDEAASPGPCRHILCPEDNTEPTAPPLRQEHSSPPPRLSH
- the LOC129213402 gene encoding nascent polypeptide-associated complex subunit alpha, muscle-specific form-like isoform X2, which gives rise to MANAGVKTLLQSKEIREATDPTSGTHAQPAAPRPLLGLGVPQALAKPAATLFLGPPSAEFPGSTPPPNCCSLKRTFACTNLLLLSLADPDDATDEAASPGPCRHILCPEDNTEPTAPPVSNPGVPWHPTNEGLAGVPQDPAARFCSAQEELGTVTSPEDTPTPLSIPPGLPDSPRKP
- the LOC129213402 gene encoding nascent polypeptide-associated complex subunit alpha, muscle-specific form-like isoform X1, with product MANAGVKTLLQSKEIREATDPTSGTHAQPAAPRPLLGLGVPQALAKPAATLFLGHGGPCHTSAPRRVSPPSAEFPGSTPPPNCCSLKRTFACTNLLLLSLADPDDATDEAASPGPCRHILCPEDNTEPTAPPVSNPGVPWHPTNEGLAGVPQDPAARFCSAQEELGTVTSPEDTPTPLSIPPGLPDSPRKP